One stretch of Tepidibacter hydrothermalis DNA includes these proteins:
- a CDS encoding response regulator transcription factor translates to MYNVFLVEDEKNLNDILVFYLENEGYKVKSFVCGLDAEKYVQQEPHLWILDIMLPDMDGYELINRIKKQNQDTPVIFISARDEELDRVIGLQMGSDDYIAKPFLPMELIIRTRNLLTRIYKNKKNSKVTNLLINDTYTIDFNKRMVFKGDEKIDVTSKEFDFLSIIINNKNNALSREDIINKIYGEDYFGSDRTIDDLVRRVRKKLPEMRIETIYGYGYRWCEGED, encoded by the coding sequence ATGTATAATGTTTTTCTTGTGGAAGATGAAAAAAACTTAAATGATATATTGGTGTTTTACTTAGAAAATGAAGGATATAAAGTTAAAAGTTTTGTATGTGGACTGGATGCGGAAAAATATGTACAACAAGAGCCTCACTTGTGGATATTGGATATTATGCTTCCAGATATGGATGGATATGAACTTATTAATAGGATAAAAAAACAAAATCAAGACACCCCTGTAATCTTTATATCAGCAAGAGATGAAGAGTTAGATCGGGTAATAGGTTTGCAAATGGGAAGTGATGATTACATAGCAAAGCCTTTTCTTCCTATGGAGTTGATTATAAGAACAAGAAATCTCCTAACAAGAATTTATAAAAATAAGAAAAATTCTAAGGTTACAAATCTACTAATAAATGATACATATACTATTGATTTTAATAAAAGGATGGTTTTTAAAGGTGATGAAAAAATTGATGTTACTTCAAAGGAATTTGATTTTTTATCTATTATAATTAATAATAAAAATAATGCTTTGTCCAGAGAAGATATAATAAATAAAATTTATGGTGAAGATTATTTTGGAAGTGATAGAACTATTGATGATTTAGTCAGAAGAGTAAGAAAGAAACTACCTGAAATGAGAATCGAGACTATATATGGATATGGTTATAGGTGGTGTGAGGGTGAAGATTAA
- a CDS encoding MerR family transcriptional regulator: MYSISQFSKLTRLSPRMLRHYDKIGLLKPQTIDSMNNYRYYSDSQVSTAMEIVKLKKYDFSLEEIKDILTNDDIFLKKMVKEKINLINKSVRAKTDILEEMEMYLKKGIESIKDMNTYSILYGTAQEQYVIKKRASISIHEMDKTIDELYDYALKNNLYTFNTPFTNFLSEDFNEENLNVEFFVPIKVNSASTFDEKNFLAEIRKDDSNIEIHKIPSHTIVSTIHIGSYENIGLAYYAIEKWISESNFNPTGFTYEIYLRSTESLVSEKDFVTQICYEVD, encoded by the coding sequence ATGTACTCTATAAGCCAATTTTCAAAACTCACTAGATTGTCACCTCGGATGCTTAGACACTATGATAAAATAGGTCTATTAAAGCCACAGACTATTGATTCAATGAACAATTACAGATATTATTCTGATTCACAAGTAAGTACAGCCATGGAAATAGTAAAGCTTAAAAAGTATGACTTTTCGTTGGAAGAGATTAAAGATATACTTACTAATGATGATATATTCTTAAAAAAAATGGTAAAGGAAAAAATTAATTTAATCAATAAATCTGTTAGAGCTAAAACAGATATCCTTGAAGAAATGGAAATGTATCTCAAAAAAGGAATTGAAAGTATTAAAGATATGAACACTTACTCTATTCTCTACGGCACAGCACAAGAACAATATGTTATAAAAAAGAGAGCTTCAATTTCTATACATGAAATGGACAAAACTATAGATGAACTATATGATTATGCTTTAAAAAATAACCTGTATACATTCAATACACCTTTTACAAATTTTCTTAGTGAAGATTTCAACGAAGAAAATCTGAATGTAGAATTTTTCGTTCCAATAAAAGTAAACTCCGCTAGCACATTTGATGAAAAAAATTTTTTAGCTGAAATTAGAAAAGATGATAGTAATATTGAAATTCATAAAATACCTTCTCACACAATAGTATCCACCATCCACATTGGAAGCTATGAGAATATCGGCCTCGCCTATTACGCAATAGAAAAATGGATATCAGAGTCAAATTTTAATCCAACAGGATTTACCTACGAAATTTATCTTAGGAGCACAGAATCATTAGTATCTGAAAAAGATTTTGTCACTCAAATTTGTTATGAAGTAGATTAA
- a CDS encoding TerD family protein translates to MINSIYLRRKNKILIKEGNNKLPDVYLASILKNIEGIGYTFSKKLMDTIRTLSIDELEVFYDSIIAELKKIVGHNVEYKPMYPNFPKQVMDSDVCTLYINAIIHYITLDLPKCKVQERIPLLDNINLRVIDLGEEEEFKQICIDLLSSKTSISEADKEDIKWFVEEYKDDVNSIIPKDIPLKENVALLASLLLKHTNRANDILFNHIKTSTDVLRLTVALSDGDTSLATNTKFRNFKRSERRLILSLLENCNNITEDMVRYKNQWIRLGEKLHPFEYKGKYPKSFQGFNIIRNNIKIETFNSKIEKAFLNNDIIKSVDLLKTRPGEFARRLDQLLRSTEYWQYVIDNFKKVCGEIASPVLMQVISHFKHRNKGNDLRVFFPKGNVAKVYAIKNNLSLINDEACNRVVKLCENELRTRFSNLPQLGNVYIDEKLNDYIVPFSQRSASKALRTIVRGSKVDISDGNTIRFFLWWKEGLVGNVHTGRVDIDLSAIIYDKNWAYLEHASYTNLKSDKYKICHSGDIVEAPNGACEFIDIDINSIIKYGGRYIVMSLNSFTEQPYCNLPECYAGWMMRQYPNSGEVFEPATVKDKIDVTADTRICIPVILDLVERKVIWSDLALKSNPYLYNNIEGNEKGMVLMGKAITNLSKFNLYQLFKMHANARGTIIDEIDKADIIFSVDRGITPFDIEKIMSEFM, encoded by the coding sequence ATGATAAATTCAATTTATTTAAGACGCAAAAACAAAATTCTTATTAAAGAAGGTAACAATAAATTACCTGATGTATATTTAGCATCTATTCTCAAAAATATTGAGGGGATAGGCTATACCTTTTCTAAAAAACTGATGGATACAATACGAACACTATCAATAGATGAATTAGAAGTTTTTTATGACTCAATAATTGCTGAGTTAAAAAAGATAGTAGGTCACAATGTAGAATATAAACCAATGTATCCTAATTTTCCTAAACAAGTAATGGATAGTGATGTATGCACTTTATATATAAATGCTATAATCCACTATATAACATTAGACTTACCCAAATGCAAAGTTCAAGAAAGAATACCGTTATTAGATAATATAAATTTAAGAGTTATTGATTTAGGCGAGGAAGAAGAGTTTAAACAAATATGTATTGATTTGTTAAGCTCAAAAACTTCTATTTCTGAAGCAGACAAAGAAGATATTAAATGGTTTGTTGAAGAATATAAAGATGATGTAAATTCAATTATTCCAAAGGACATTCCTCTTAAAGAAAATGTGGCATTATTGGCAAGTTTGTTATTAAAACATACCAATAGAGCTAATGATATTCTTTTTAATCATATAAAAACATCTACTGATGTACTTAGATTAACAGTAGCTTTGTCAGATGGAGATACTAGTTTAGCAACAAATACTAAATTTAGGAATTTTAAACGATCTGAAAGAAGACTTATATTAAGTTTGCTTGAAAACTGTAATAACATAACAGAAGATATGGTACGATATAAAAATCAATGGATACGATTAGGAGAAAAATTACATCCCTTTGAGTATAAGGGTAAATATCCAAAATCTTTTCAAGGGTTTAATATTATTCGTAATAACATAAAAATTGAAACATTTAATTCTAAAATAGAAAAAGCTTTTTTAAATAATGATATTATAAAATCAGTAGATTTACTTAAGACTCGACCGGGAGAATTTGCGAGAAGGTTAGATCAGTTGTTGCGATCAACTGAATACTGGCAATATGTTATAGACAATTTTAAAAAAGTTTGTGGTGAAATAGCATCTCCTGTATTGATGCAAGTAATCTCTCATTTTAAACATAGAAATAAAGGTAATGATCTGCGTGTATTTTTCCCAAAAGGAAACGTTGCAAAAGTATATGCTATAAAGAATAATTTAAGTTTAATAAATGATGAAGCCTGTAATAGAGTAGTTAAATTATGTGAAAATGAGCTTAGAACACGTTTTTCAAACCTACCACAATTAGGCAATGTTTACATAGATGAAAAGTTAAATGATTATATTGTACCTTTTTCACAAAGATCAGCTAGTAAAGCTCTTAGAACTATTGTAAGAGGTTCTAAGGTTGATATTTCTGATGGGAATACAATCAGATTTTTCTTATGGTGGAAAGAAGGACTTGTAGGAAATGTTCATACTGGAAGAGTAGATATTGATTTATCTGCTATTATTTATGATAAAAATTGGGCATATTTAGAGCATGCTTCATATACTAATTTAAAGTCAGATAAGTATAAAATATGTCATAGTGGTGATATTGTAGAAGCACCTAATGGGGCATGTGAATTTATTGATATAGATATAAATTCAATTATAAAATACGGTGGACGATATATAGTTATGTCTTTAAATTCATTTACGGAGCAACCTTATTGTAATCTTCCAGAATGCTATGCTGGTTGGATGATGAGACAATATCCTAATTCAGGTGAAGTATTTGAACCGGCAACAGTAAAGGATAAAATAGATGTAACAGCTGATACTAGAATTTGTATTCCTGTAATACTTGATTTAGTAGAGAGGAAAGTTATTTGGAGTGATTTAGCTCTAAAATCTAATCCATACTTGTATAATAATATTGAAGGAAATGAAAAAGGTATGGTTTTAATGGGAAAAGCTATTACAAATTTATCAAAGTTTAATCTATACCAATTATTTAAAATGCATGCTAATGCAAGAGGAACAATTATTGATGAAATAGATAAAGCAGATATTATTTTTTCTGTTGATAGAGGTATTACACCTTTTGATATTGAAAAAATAATGTCTGAATTTATGTAA
- a CDS encoding MATE family efflux transporter, with amino-acid sequence MKVDEREKRAKIMGEGEMKKVLLSLAIPAIIAQLVNVIYNLADTAFVGMLNDTSAMGAVSVAYPLMMLLSAVGLMFGVGAASYIARCLGENRKDEADKTTSTAFFSVVAVGIICTIFGHVFLKQILKSLGATQTIMPYAVSYSKILISGSVFIMLNMTHNNMIRAEGNAKFSMFAICLGAVLNIILDPIFMFVFDMGIKGAAVATVTGQIVSTIYLTQYFFRGKSFIKIDAKLFSFSKKIYSEIMKIGIPTFFMQFLTSMSMGLLNTASAPYGDTAVAAVGITLRIVTIGIYVIFGYNQGFMPVVGYNYGAKNYERVSKSIKLSLIWTTVFSTILSIVCITQAEALMKFFTKDTEVISIGVNYIIASNILIPFLGFQLVYACLFQALGKSIPAGILSISRQGLFLIPSIVILPSFFERNMNSLSFLVNLLPNSIQPGMYGVVYTQFASDTVTIVITSILAVKVNKQLNNKSLENKKSKEMSLRLQLKN; translated from the coding sequence TTGAAGGTTGATGAAAGAGAAAAAAGAGCAAAAATAATGGGTGAAGGTGAAATGAAAAAGGTTTTATTAAGCCTTGCTATACCTGCAATAATTGCTCAACTAGTAAATGTAATTTATAATTTAGCTGATACAGCATTTGTTGGGATGTTAAATGATACATCAGCCATGGGAGCAGTTTCTGTAGCATATCCATTAATGATGCTTCTTTCAGCTGTAGGATTAATGTTTGGTGTAGGAGCAGCTTCATATATAGCTAGATGTTTAGGAGAAAATAGAAAAGATGAAGCAGATAAAACAACATCAACTGCATTTTTTTCTGTAGTTGCAGTTGGTATTATATGTACAATCTTTGGGCATGTTTTTTTAAAGCAGATTCTTAAATCACTTGGAGCTACACAAACAATTATGCCATATGCTGTTAGTTATTCTAAAATACTAATATCAGGTTCTGTTTTTATTATGCTTAATATGACACATAACAATATGATACGTGCAGAAGGTAATGCAAAGTTTAGTATGTTTGCAATTTGCTTAGGGGCAGTTTTAAATATAATATTAGATCCAATATTTATGTTTGTATTTGATATGGGAATAAAAGGAGCAGCAGTTGCAACTGTTACAGGACAAATAGTATCAACAATTTACTTAACTCAATATTTCTTTAGAGGAAAAAGTTTTATAAAAATAGATGCTAAACTATTTAGTTTTTCAAAAAAAATATATTCTGAGATCATGAAAATAGGAATTCCAACATTTTTCATGCAGTTTTTAACAAGTATGTCTATGGGGCTTCTAAATACAGCATCAGCACCATATGGGGATACCGCAGTTGCAGCTGTTGGGATTACTCTTAGAATAGTAACTATAGGAATTTATGTGATATTTGGCTATAATCAAGGGTTTATGCCTGTTGTAGGATACAATTATGGTGCAAAAAACTATGAACGTGTATCTAAATCCATAAAATTATCTTTGATATGGACTACTGTTTTTTCAACAATTCTTTCAATAGTATGTATAACGCAAGCTGAAGCCTTAATGAAGTTTTTTACGAAGGATACTGAGGTTATATCTATTGGGGTTAACTATATTATAGCTTCAAATATATTAATACCATTTTTGGGTTTTCAATTAGTTTATGCATGTTTATTTCAAGCACTTGGAAAAAGTATTCCAGCTGGGATTTTATCTATTTCAAGACAAGGATTATTCCTTATACCATCAATAGTGATTTTACCTAGCTTTTTTGAAAGGAATATGAACTCACTTAGTTTTTTAGTAAATTTATTGCCAAATTCAATTCAGCCAGGAATGTATGGTGTAGTTTATACTCAATTTGCATCAGATACAGTCACAATAGTTATTACTAGTATTCTAGCTGTTAAAGTAAATAAACAATTAAATAACAAATCTTTAGAGAATAAAAAATCTAAGGAAATGTCATTAAGACTGCAATTAAAAAATTAA
- a CDS encoding agmatine deiminase family protein: MYRKKILSRYSIIVSMICMLCVGCTSPTGNIAEKEEKSLTKADNTHNTKYVFPFEDEKHEGTWLQWPHDYTYGKGFKDKLDPIWVEMTRGLTLGENVHIIVYNEKEKNRIENLLIQENIDIDKVDFYVYPTDDVWVRDNGPIFVYDKEDNLLMADWGFNGWGKKASYKKCSKIPESLSKALSIPLIDIHEVILEGGAVEFDGNGTCLSTRSAVVNKNRNPNLTEKEIEQYIETYYGVSNVIWLDGVAGQDITDFHIDGFAKFYDKSTILTMNEQDLIEWGVSEKDINTLLEAKDVNGNPYEYIYLPLSKHNVVLENGKDLGYKGSYANFYIGNKVVLVPNYNDENDENANAILQELYPNKEVIGIDVRDLYQYGGMIHCVTQQQPINKN; this comes from the coding sequence ATGTATAGGAAAAAGATATTGTCAAGGTATTCAATAATTGTAAGTATGATTTGTATGCTATGTGTTGGCTGTACAAGTCCTACAGGTAACATAGCGGAAAAAGAAGAAAAATCATTGACTAAAGCAGATAACACACATAATACAAAATATGTGTTCCCTTTCGAAGATGAGAAACACGAAGGAACATGGTTGCAATGGCCACATGATTATACATACGGAAAAGGTTTTAAGGATAAACTTGATCCTATTTGGGTAGAGATGACTAGAGGCTTAACACTAGGAGAAAATGTTCACATAATCGTATATAATGAAAAAGAAAAGAATCGTATAGAAAATCTTTTAATTCAAGAAAATATAGATATAGACAAAGTTGATTTTTATGTATATCCAACTGACGATGTTTGGGTTAGAGATAATGGACCTATCTTTGTATATGATAAAGAAGATAATCTTCTAATGGCAGATTGGGGTTTTAACGGTTGGGGAAAGAAAGCTTCTTATAAAAAATGTAGTAAAATACCTGAAAGCCTAAGTAAAGCTCTTAGTATTCCTCTAATAGATATACATGAAGTTATTCTTGAGGGTGGTGCAGTTGAATTTGATGGAAATGGTACCTGTTTATCTACACGAAGCGCTGTTGTAAATAAAAATAGAAATCCAAATTTAACTGAAAAAGAAATTGAACAATATATAGAAACATATTATGGGGTTAGTAATGTTATATGGTTAGATGGAGTTGCTGGTCAAGATATAACAGATTTTCATATAGATGGATTTGCTAAATTTTATGATAAGTCAACAATTCTTACAATGAATGAACAAGATCTTATTGAGTGGGGTGTAAGTGAAAAAGATATAAATACATTATTAGAAGCTAAAGATGTTAATGGAAATCCATATGAATATATTTATTTACCTTTATCAAAGCATAATGTTGTGCTAGAAAACGGAAAAGATTTAGGATATAAAGGGTCTTATGCAAACTTCTATATCGGCAATAAAGTTGTATTAGTTCCAAATTATAATGATGAAAATGATGAAAATGCAAATGCTATTTTACAAGAATTATATCCCAATAAAGAAGTTATCGGTATTGATGTAAGAGATTTATATCAATATGGTGGTATGATTCATTGTGTAACTCAACAACAACCTATTAATAAAAATTAG
- a CDS encoding MarR family winged helix-turn-helix transcriptional regulator, which yields MNYDCIVLKLRDVTTLTDKFYAKRIKEQGLPILMNHIPLFYILSGSEKPLAFTEIFNMWGISKSSLSEVINKYHKMGFIEKFSSADDKRSFTVALTEEGKEIRAVLSKLEDELLSKFYSNFGDSMRENFENNVEKVIENLRDI from the coding sequence ATGAATTACGATTGTATAGTTCTAAAACTTAGAGATGTGACAACACTTACTGATAAGTTTTACGCAAAGAGAATAAAAGAACAGGGGCTCCCTATTTTGATGAATCATATACCTCTTTTCTACATTTTATCTGGATCTGAGAAACCATTAGCTTTCACAGAGATATTCAATATGTGGGGTATATCAAAATCATCATTGTCAGAAGTAATAAACAAATATCACAAAATGGGATTTATTGAGAAGTTTTCTTCAGCTGATGATAAAAGATCATTCACAGTAGCTCTTACTGAAGAAGGAAAAGAAATTAGAGCTGTTTTAAGTAAGTTGGAAGATGAATTATTAAGCAAGTTTTATTCAAACTTTGGAGATAGCATGCGAGAAAACTTCGAAAATAATGTTGAGAAAGTGATAGAAAATTTAAGAGATATATAA
- a CDS encoding EFR1 family ferrodoxin (N-terminal region resembles flavodoxins. C-terminal ferrodoxin region binds two 4Fe-4S clusters.): protein MRGIVYYYSSTGNTKLAVNYLKKHILNAEIDLCDIANEKIVIPDDYDIVGFASFAEYLGPPTLMKNFIESLSMQNGKPAFVLNTFGGFTGQTQTEFAKQVEARGFRVVVGHSLKMPMNYPPMKRKGKHSENAPTTKDMSNFNDYIGRIGKSISQIEKGEELKSIFGAFSLKKLVPSMSRDKVKKDFGIQQIDKEKCINCGNCARVCGYNAIEMSPSPVVDHNKCNGCWACYNQCPKQAIHARSFKGEHQYKGPSKELIDRMS from the coding sequence ATGAGAGGTATAGTTTATTATTATTCTAGTACAGGTAATACAAAGTTAGCAGTAAATTATTTGAAAAAGCATATACTGAATGCAGAAATAGATCTGTGTGATATAGCTAATGAGAAGATCGTTATTCCAGATGACTATGATATTGTAGGATTTGCTTCGTTTGCTGAATATCTCGGGCCACCAACATTGATGAAGAACTTTATTGAATCATTAAGTATGCAAAATGGTAAGCCTGCATTTGTTCTCAATACATTCGGCGGTTTTACAGGACAAACTCAGACTGAATTCGCAAAACAAGTAGAAGCAAGAGGTTTCAGAGTTGTTGTAGGACATTCATTAAAGATGCCAATGAATTACCCACCAATGAAGAGGAAAGGAAAACACTCTGAGAATGCGCCTACTACAAAAGATATGTCTAATTTTAATGATTATATTGGTAGAATTGGAAAAAGTATTAGTCAAATTGAAAAGGGTGAAGAGCTAAAGTCTATATTTGGAGCTTTTAGTTTAAAAAAACTAGTGCCAAGTATGAGTAGAGATAAGGTGAAGAAAGATTTCGGAATCCAACAGATCGATAAAGAAAAATGTATAAATTGTGGCAATTGTGCAAGAGTCTGTGGATATAATGCAATTGAAATGAGTCCTAGTCCTGTAGTCGATCATAACAAGTGTAACGGATGCTGGGCTTGTTACAATCAATGTCCAAAGCAAGCAATTCATGCAAGGAGTTTCAAAGGCGAACACCAGTACAAAGGTCCATCTAAAGAGCTAATTGACAGAATGAGTTAA
- a CDS encoding nitroreductase family protein, with amino-acid sequence MNEVIKTIKKRRMTRKFRSEQITDKHIIEIIDAGQHAPSVRKQQAWNFTIIQDQELLDELSREAKKIGQKSPVDVIRKLNSKEDYHIFYNAPTVIMVSADQEAMMPEPECIAATQNMLLAAESMDIGACWISALNMLLNSEDGEKYKKKLNLEDNQIPQLAISLGKIESRPKQAYPRKDGKYKFIR; translated from the coding sequence ATGAATGAAGTAATAAAAACGATCAAAAAGAGAAGGATGACTAGAAAGTTTAGGAGTGAACAAATAACAGATAAACATATCATAGAAATCATTGATGCAGGACAACATGCACCATCAGTTCGTAAGCAACAGGCATGGAATTTTACAATTATTCAGGATCAGGAGTTGCTTGATGAGTTAAGCAGAGAAGCAAAAAAGATTGGTCAAAAATCACCCGTTGATGTTATTCGTAAGTTAAACAGTAAAGAAGACTATCATATTTTTTATAATGCGCCAACGGTAATAATGGTATCGGCAGACCAAGAAGCAATGATGCCAGAACCAGAATGTATTGCAGCTACTCAAAATATGTTGCTTGCTGCTGAGTCGATGGATATTGGAGCATGTTGGATTTCTGCATTAAATATGCTTCTAAATAGTGAAGATGGAGAGAAGTACAAGAAAAAGTTGAATCTAGAGGACAATCAAATTCCTCAGCTTGCTATTTCATTAGGCAAGATTGAGTCAAGACCTAAACAGGCATATCCACGTAAAGATGGAAAATATAAGTTTATTAGATAA